The proteins below come from a single Thermodesulfovibrionales bacterium genomic window:
- a CDS encoding HAD family hydrolase: MVSQNEVVFLFDVDNTLLDNDRVETDLRSHIEEEFGTKSRDRYFAIFEALRAELGYADYLGALQRYRVEEICDPRLLLMSSFLVDYPFSDRLYPGALAVLERMNSVATTVILSDGDVVFQPRKIQKSGLWDAVGGRVLIYIHKERMLDDVGLRYPARHYVMVDDKLRILEAMKKIWGNSLTTVFARQGHYALDPRNSVTYPPADITVAEIADLMNIDLTASFLHEKAVSAD; encoded by the coding sequence ATGGTATCGCAGAACGAAGTTGTGTTCCTGTTTGACGTGGATAACACGCTGCTCGACAACGACAGGGTCGAAACCGACCTCCGTAGTCACATCGAAGAGGAGTTCGGGACAAAGAGCAGGGACCGGTACTTTGCGATCTTCGAAGCGCTGCGAGCCGAGCTCGGTTATGCGGACTACTTAGGGGCCTTGCAGCGTTACCGTGTCGAGGAGATCTGCGATCCGCGACTGCTCCTCATGTCTTCGTTCCTCGTCGATTATCCTTTTTCCGATAGGTTATACCCCGGCGCGCTCGCTGTCCTCGAGCGTATGAACTCTGTGGCGACAACGGTCATCCTTTCCGATGGCGACGTTGTCTTCCAGCCCCGCAAGATACAAAAATCGGGACTTTGGGATGCGGTCGGCGGCCGCGTCCTGATTTATATCCATAAAGAGCGGATGCTCGACGATGTCGGGCTGCGTTACCCCGCCCGCCATTACGTCATGGTCGACGACAAACTGCGCATCCTCGAAGCGATGAAGAAGATCTGGGGGAACAGCCTGACAACGGTCTTTGCTCGTCAGGGGCATTACGCGCTCGATCCGCGAAACTCGGTAACCTATCCGCCGGCTGACATCACCGTCGCCGAGATCGCAGACCTGATGAATATCGATCTTACCGCATCTTTTCTGCATGAGAAGGCCGTTTCGGCAGACTGA
- the glgP gene encoding alpha-glucan family phosphorylase → MSEPTTGSHPIYAFLPSDVEGIDSLVELALDMRWSWNHSADEAWKQLDPELWDLTHNPWIILQTVSRDQLRRLLADSAFRKKVDELVQAGHSAAESPAWFQEKYQDAQLSCVAYFSMEFMLSEALPIYSGGLGNVAGDQLKAASDLGVPVVGVGLLYQQGYFRQVIDRNGAQQALFPYNDPGQLPITPLREPNGEWLRLEVKLPGYSLWLRAWQVQIGRVRLYLLDSNDPANFPAHRGITGELYGGGPEVRLIQEILLGIAGWRLLLTLGIRPEVCHLNEGHAAFAVLERARYFMEETGQSFETALAVTRAGNLFTTHTPVAAGFDRFEPSLVGQYLGGYAQDRLGLSLDELLALGRRNGNDSSEFFNMAYLAVRGSGAVNGVSRLHGEVSRRIFQPLFQGWPEIEVPVGHVTNGVHMSTWDSEEADELWTGACGKERWMGTVETLEEKIRSVEDPLFWECRASARETLIDYVRERLSRQLSVSGAPAGEIEDAKHIFDANTLTLGFARRFAPYKRPNLLLHDPERLLRILTDPRRPVQLIIAGKAHPADQQGRDMITQWMRFISRPEAHKHVIFLSDYDMLLTERLVQGVDVWINTPRRPWEACGTSGMKVLVNGGLNLSELDGWWAEAYSPEVGWALGDGREHGDDPAWDYAEAKALYELLEEKVIPEFYSRDQNGIPTAWVARIRESMARLTPLFSANRAVCEYTDRYYIAAAAAFRERAADRGSRGAAMVSWKHSLEQKWANLRFGEVNVTSDPEGHVFEVQVYLNGIEPNAVQVELYADGVNGRDPVRQEMTRGGHPVGAENGYIYRATVPASRQAGEYTARAYPRYPGVSIPLEAVQILWQR, encoded by the coding sequence ATGAGCGAACCGACAACAGGCAGTCACCCCATATACGCCTTCCTGCCGTCTGACGTAGAGGGGATCGATTCTCTCGTAGAGCTGGCCCTGGACATGCGATGGTCGTGGAATCATTCCGCGGACGAGGCATGGAAGCAGCTTGATCCGGAGTTGTGGGATCTCACGCACAACCCCTGGATCATTCTCCAAACCGTCTCGCGGGATCAACTCCGGCGCCTTCTGGCCGATTCGGCCTTCCGTAAGAAAGTGGATGAACTCGTTCAAGCCGGCCATAGCGCCGCCGAGTCACCGGCGTGGTTTCAGGAAAAATATCAGGATGCTCAGCTCTCCTGCGTCGCCTATTTCAGCATGGAATTCATGTTGAGCGAGGCACTCCCCATCTATTCCGGCGGACTCGGCAACGTTGCCGGGGATCAACTGAAGGCCGCGAGCGATCTCGGCGTGCCGGTGGTCGGCGTTGGGCTGCTCTATCAGCAGGGCTATTTCCGGCAGGTCATAGACCGGAACGGAGCCCAGCAGGCCCTCTTCCCCTATAACGACCCGGGCCAACTGCCCATTACTCCTCTGCGCGAGCCGAACGGCGAGTGGCTGCGGCTCGAGGTGAAGCTGCCCGGCTACTCGCTCTGGCTGCGGGCCTGGCAGGTTCAGATCGGCAGGGTGAGGCTCTACCTGCTCGACAGCAATGACCCGGCCAACTTCCCTGCCCACAGGGGGATCACCGGCGAGCTTTACGGGGGCGGGCCCGAGGTGCGTCTCATTCAGGAGATCCTGCTCGGCATCGCGGGATGGCGTCTGCTCCTCACACTCGGCATCAGGCCTGAGGTCTGCCATCTTAATGAAGGGCATGCGGCTTTCGCCGTATTGGAGCGCGCACGATACTTCATGGAAGAGACCGGTCAATCTTTCGAAACAGCACTAGCCGTTACCCGCGCAGGAAACCTCTTCACCACCCATACGCCTGTCGCTGCCGGGTTTGATCGTTTCGAACCGTCCCTTGTCGGACAGTACCTCGGCGGATATGCCCAGGACAGACTCGGCCTTTCGCTCGATGAATTGCTCGCCCTCGGCCGCAGAAACGGGAATGACTCCTCTGAATTCTTCAACATGGCGTATCTGGCGGTGCGCGGCAGCGGTGCGGTCAATGGAGTGAGCCGGTTACACGGGGAGGTGAGCAGGCGCATCTTCCAACCCCTCTTTCAGGGCTGGCCCGAGATCGAGGTGCCGGTGGGGCACGTGACGAACGGAGTCCATATGTCGACCTGGGATTCGGAAGAGGCCGATGAACTCTGGACCGGAGCCTGCGGAAAGGAGCGCTGGATGGGAACGGTCGAGACCCTGGAAGAGAAGATCCGCAGCGTCGAGGACCCCCTCTTCTGGGAGTGCCGCGCATCTGCACGTGAAACGCTCATCGATTACGTCAGGGAGCGGCTGTCGCGGCAACTGTCCGTATCGGGCGCTCCGGCCGGCGAGATCGAAGACGCGAAACATATCTTTGACGCCAACACCTTGACACTCGGCTTCGCCCGCCGCTTTGCTCCCTACAAGCGGCCGAACCTTCTCCTCCACGATCCGGAAAGGCTCCTTCGCATACTCACCGATCCCCGACGGCCCGTCCAGCTTATCATCGCCGGTAAGGCTCACCCGGCCGATCAGCAAGGCCGTGACATGATCACTCAATGGATGCGCTTCATCAGCCGACCGGAGGCTCATAAGCATGTGATCTTCCTCAGCGACTACGACATGCTCCTGACGGAGCGGCTCGTGCAAGGGGTAGATGTCTGGATCAATACACCGAGGCGACCCTGGGAGGCCTGTGGGACGAGCGGCATGAAGGTGCTCGTCAACGGCGGGCTCAATCTCTCGGAGCTCGACGGCTGGTGGGCCGAGGCCTACTCGCCTGAGGTGGGATGGGCGTTGGGTGACGGCAGGGAGCACGGTGACGATCCGGCATGGGATTATGCCGAAGCGAAAGCCCTTTACGAACTGCTCGAAGAGAAGGTGATCCCCGAATTTTATAGCCGTGACCAAAACGGCATCCCTACCGCCTGGGTCGCGCGCATCCGTGAGAGCATGGCCAGGCTGACGCCCCTCTTTTCCGCCAACCGTGCGGTCTGCGAGTATACCGATCGATATTATATCGCTGCTGCCGCCGCCTTTCGCGAACGAGCAGCAGATAGGGGCTCACGGGGAGCTGCCATGGTGAGTTGGAAACATTCCCTGGAACAGAAATGGGCTAATCTGCGTTTCGGTGAAGTTAACGTCACGTCGGATCCGGAAGGGCACGTGTTTGAGGTTCAGGTCTATCTCAATGGTATCGAACCGAATGCCGTGCAGGTGGAACTCTATGCTGACGGAGTGAACGGCAGGGATCCGGTGCGGCAGGAGATGACACGGGGCGGGCACCCCGTCGGCGCGGAGAACGGCTACATCTACCGCGCGACAGTGCCGGCGTCCCGACAGGCGGGGGAGTACACAGCGAGGGCATACCCCCGCTATCCTGGAGTTTCTATCCCTCTCGAAGCGGTCCAGATTCTATGGCAACGGTAA
- a CDS encoding ABC transporter substrate-binding protein, producing the protein MTKRSFASNLTIAALIIAHSFFICVSGCSKSSTSLPKPKIAILEDKQLEWADRLKDGFLFGLSRQGIDATIVSRSAAGDSRTLSALAEELAQGNFILIYSLGTQATQEVFRKTKTKPIIFGAVTDPKEAGFYGEDLRHPLGNITGTQDLWPYSAQFDVIKKLLPKVRKIGIIHNPNEQNSGVSVKYIKAECGNRNISAVVRSAATPSQIETAVDALLREGVDLLFIPSDNTVQASSHRIIQSCQKKKVPVFTGICEIVEKGALAAVGVDYSELGNANAQQAGEIILKGKQARELPVVSADKGNICINLGAAKNLGIPVPSEIIEKAFKIYEYQ; encoded by the coding sequence ATGACGAAACGGTCTTTTGCAAGTAACCTCACAATCGCGGCGCTCATCATCGCTCATTCCTTCTTTATTTGCGTATCCGGATGCAGCAAGAGTAGTACCTCGTTGCCGAAACCGAAAATCGCGATCCTGGAGGACAAGCAACTCGAGTGGGCAGACCGACTGAAGGACGGGTTTCTGTTCGGACTGTCACGACAGGGCATCGATGCCACGATCGTTTCCCGTTCCGCGGCCGGAGATTCCCGAACTCTCAGCGCACTGGCAGAAGAGTTGGCACAAGGGAATTTTATACTGATTTATAGCCTCGGCACGCAGGCGACTCAGGAGGTGTTCCGGAAGACAAAGACGAAACCGATAATCTTCGGGGCGGTCACCGATCCAAAGGAGGCAGGATTTTATGGCGAAGATCTCAGGCATCCATTGGGCAATATAACAGGCACGCAGGACCTCTGGCCCTATTCGGCCCAGTTTGACGTAATAAAGAAGTTGTTACCGAAAGTGAGGAAAATAGGAATCATCCATAACCCGAATGAACAGAATTCCGGGGTCTCGGTAAAATACATAAAGGCTGAGTGCGGAAACCGCAATATCAGTGCTGTCGTGAGGTCCGCAGCAACACCCTCTCAGATCGAGACGGCGGTTGATGCGCTTCTCCGTGAGGGTGTCGACCTTCTCTTCATCCCTTCCGATAACACGGTGCAGGCATCGTCACACCGTATCATTCAGTCCTGTCAGAAGAAGAAGGTCCCTGTCTTTACCGGTATCTGCGAAATCGTCGAAAAGGGTGCCTTAGCGGCTGTCGGAGTCGACTATTCTGAATTGGGCAATGCGAACGCGCAGCAGGCCGGTGAGATCATCCTCAAAGGGAAGCAGGCGAGGGAGTTGCCCGTCGTGTCCGCGGACAAAGGCAATATCTGCATCAACCTTGGAGCAGCGAAAAATCTGGGGATACCGGTGCCGAGCGAGATTATCGAGAAGGCCTTCAAGATATACGAATACCAGTGA
- a CDS encoding methyltransferase domain-containing protein — MSDFRGSAWADDAFAENYLEKADVYIPERGRMFRLVSSLFSHLFEGRADIRLLDLGCGDGILSQELLKVNGSLSATLIDGNEGMLQRSRERLKEFRNVHFIKATFQDILHGIVALDTFDFCVSSMAIHHLDLTEKAALFRLIASHLRTGGHFVDIDTVLPPSQELENWYFAIWKDWMGHMMHRRNVQDEMPEDLIRRYKDPSSMNKPDTLGNQLRALQGAGFRDVDCYYKNGIFAVFGGRK; from the coding sequence ATGAGCGACTTCAGGGGGTCGGCATGGGCGGATGATGCCTTTGCGGAGAACTATCTTGAGAAAGCCGATGTTTATATACCTGAGCGGGGAAGGATGTTCCGTTTGGTCTCCTCGCTCTTTTCGCATCTTTTTGAGGGACGGGCGGATATCAGGCTCCTCGATCTCGGCTGCGGAGACGGCATTCTCAGTCAGGAGCTGCTGAAGGTGAACGGTTCCCTGTCCGCCACATTGATTGACGGCAATGAAGGCATGCTCCAAAGGTCTCGAGAGAGGCTCAAGGAGTTCCGAAACGTACATTTTATAAAAGCGACCTTCCAGGATATATTGCATGGTATTGTCGCTCTCGACACGTTTGACTTTTGTGTCTCTTCCATGGCGATTCACCATCTCGATCTGACCGAAAAGGCCGCCCTCTTCCGACTCATAGCATCACATCTGAGGACCGGAGGTCATTTTGTAGACATCGATACGGTACTTCCGCCGTCCCAAGAACTCGAGAACTGGTATTTCGCGATCTGGAAAGACTGGATGGGACACATGATGCATCGCCGCAATGTTCAGGATGAAATGCCTGAGGATCTCATAAGACGTTATAAAGACCCTTCGAGCATGAACAAGCCCGATACGCTGGGAAATCAATTGAGGGCATTGCAGGGGGCGGGATTCCGGGACGTTGATTGCTATTACAAGAACGGTATTTTCGCGGTCTTCGGAGGAAGGAAGTAA
- the tmk gene encoding dTMP kinase: protein MRGTFVSFEGIEGTGKTTQIRLLGEHLAGKGYPTVLTEEPGGTPIGRRIREVLLKIEHTEMDHTTELLLYNASRRQHLHEVIRPAMDAGKVVITDRFSDSTLAYQGYGRGIDRELIATLDRITTGGLKPDLTLLLDIAVQIGLKRNRGANKVDRLELEDLAFHDRVRGGYHDLARKEPDRIRVIDVSGKIEEVHSRIIVVVDDFLRGRFA from the coding sequence GTGAGGGGGACCTTCGTATCCTTCGAAGGCATAGAAGGCACCGGAAAGACGACACAGATCAGGCTTCTCGGGGAGCATCTCGCGGGGAAAGGGTATCCGACCGTTCTGACCGAAGAACCGGGCGGAACACCGATAGGGCGGCGCATACGGGAGGTCCTCCTCAAGATCGAACATACCGAAATGGACCATACTACGGAGCTGCTCCTCTATAACGCTTCCCGGCGTCAGCACCTCCATGAGGTCATCCGCCCCGCAATGGATGCGGGGAAGGTTGTCATTACCGACCGTTTCAGTGATTCAACTCTCGCCTATCAGGGATACGGCAGAGGGATAGACAGGGAGCTTATCGCCACCCTCGACAGGATTACGACAGGCGGTCTGAAACCGGACCTGACCCTGCTCCTCGACATCGCAGTCCAGATCGGACTGAAACGGAACCGGGGTGCCAATAAGGTCGACCGGCTCGAACTCGAGGATCTCGCTTTCCATGACAGAGTGCGAGGAGGGTACCACGACCTCGCCCGCAAGGAACCCGATAGGATAAGGGTAATCGATGTTTCAGGAAAGATTGAAGAAGTACATTCGCGGATAATCGTGGTCGTAGATGACTTTCTGCGCGGAAGATTTGCGTAA
- a CDS encoding class II aldolase/adducin family protein: MDKLIKKYLDKLESQGLARKEDALLLALDAEVVSNRPLRDEVLNLSRIFEYMNINTFLFSKPAEPYNGIIDEMLRRHPSGGVPSRIKPMDCETRTFFHDIPVIDEYSPEAIAKALSQRKSAILRGRGIATYGVVSPEQAFVSFSSACFSLFVKFFYDSLIYLEHCAAKKRSPDKAFAESFEKIASAVRHATGEGPMTEGEESADRTSDLPVPCVPSLMQGPPRDEGDILRMLSEAGRALVDCRLVDSFFGNISYVHNDTIYISQTGSSLDELECCIDAVPLDGSSSVGITASSELSAHKNVYYGSGDNAILHGHPKFSVIMSMHCLKEGCDRDLCHRACREERDILGIPVVSGEIGRGPTGLMHTVPPAMKSGRGAIVYGHGVFASGMYDFRRPFRMLLDIERTCREEYFRLTEKYLVRR, from the coding sequence ATGGACAAACTTATCAAGAAATATCTCGACAAGCTCGAATCGCAGGGTCTCGCGCGGAAGGAAGATGCCCTCCTCCTCGCCCTCGATGCCGAGGTCGTATCGAACAGGCCGCTCCGGGATGAGGTATTGAACCTCAGCAGGATCTTTGAGTACATGAACATCAATACCTTCCTCTTTTCGAAGCCTGCCGAACCCTACAACGGCATCATCGATGAAATGCTTCGCCGTCACCCATCGGGGGGCGTCCCTTCGAGGATCAAGCCGATGGACTGCGAAACGAGGACCTTCTTCCATGACATACCGGTCATTGACGAGTACTCTCCGGAGGCGATCGCGAAGGCCCTATCCCAGAGAAAGTCAGCGATTCTGAGAGGCAGGGGAATAGCGACGTACGGCGTGGTATCCCCGGAGCAGGCGTTCGTATCCTTCAGTTCGGCCTGTTTCTCCCTTTTCGTTAAATTCTTTTACGACAGCCTCATCTATCTCGAGCATTGTGCAGCAAAGAAGAGAAGTCCCGACAAGGCCTTTGCCGAAAGCTTCGAGAAGATTGCGAGCGCCGTAAGGCACGCGACTGGCGAGGGGCCGATGACCGAAGGAGAGGAGAGCGCCGATCGCACTTCCGATCTCCCGGTGCCATGCGTACCTTCCCTCATGCAGGGTCCGCCCCGAGATGAAGGTGACATTCTGAGGATGCTTTCAGAGGCGGGACGGGCGCTCGTTGACTGCCGTCTCGTTGATTCTTTCTTCGGGAACATATCTTACGTCCATAACGACACGATCTATATCAGTCAGACGGGAAGTTCCCTAGACGAACTCGAATGCTGCATCGACGCGGTCCCGCTCGACGGTTCATCGTCGGTGGGGATTACGGCGTCCTCGGAATTGTCGGCCCATAAGAATGTCTATTACGGTTCCGGGGACAACGCGATTCTCCACGGCCATCCGAAATTCTCGGTCATCATGTCGATGCACTGTCTGAAGGAGGGATGCGACAGGGACCTCTGCCACCGGGCGTGCAGGGAGGAGAGGGATATTTTAGGAATTCCGGTGGTCTCCGGGGAGATCGGCAGGGGCCCGACAGGGCTGATGCATACGGTGCCTCCTGCGATGAAGTCGGGCAGGGGGGCTATCGTTTACGGCCACGGTGTTTTCGCCTCCGGGATGTACGATTTTCGGAGACCCTTCAGGATGCTCCTCGATATAGAGAGGACTTGCAGGGAAGAATACTTCAGGCTGACGGAAAAGTATCTCGTTCGGCGTTAA
- a CDS encoding ClpXP protease specificity-enhancing factor SspB, which produces MDELKKTIFYEMLGLAGRVFIVVKHSPEVMIGTRGFTEEEIKNGIVLVFNGKMNFSWGDRGISTSLVFGSTSQKCFIPAGDIMVIYSPELNAQFMTSPLAREDELDPKENSAAEEAERRGNASDNSKVVKVDFQKKRSRIPKQ; this is translated from the coding sequence ATGGACGAACTGAAGAAGACTATCTTCTATGAGATGCTTGGTCTGGCGGGCCGCGTCTTCATAGTCGTGAAACATTCCCCCGAAGTGATGATCGGAACCCGCGGGTTCACCGAAGAGGAGATAAAGAACGGGATCGTTCTCGTCTTCAACGGGAAGATGAATTTCTCCTGGGGTGACCGGGGCATTTCCACGTCGCTCGTCTTCGGTTCGACTTCCCAGAAATGTTTCATACCGGCAGGAGATATCATGGTCATCTATTCTCCGGAACTGAATGCACAATTCATGACTTCCCCGCTCGCCCGCGAGGATGAACTGGACCCGAAGGAGAATTCCGCAGCAGAGGAAGCGGAGAGGAGGGGGAACGCCTCCGATAACTCAAAGGTCGTGAAGGTCGATTTCCAGAAGAAGCGCAGTAGGATTCCAAAGCAGTAG
- the glgB gene encoding 1,4-alpha-glucan branching protein GlgB, which produces MNPSKKKTLLTDFDLHLIGEGSHYRQYEKLGARLTEMDGARGVHFAVWAPNAKRVSVIGDFNGWNAAAHPMMNLGDSGIWALFVPGLGEGEIYKYEIRSKIRKYTTQKSDPFGFYFEKRPKSASIVYDIDGYLWGDDSWIRKRVETDWLSSPISIYEVHLGSWMRVPEEDERWLTYRELAERLIPYAQEMGYTHIELLPINEHPLDASWGYQTIGYFAPTSRFGEPKDFMYFVDRCHAAGIGVILDWVPAHFPTDGHGLGFFDGTCLYEHEDPRKGFHPDWGTKIFNYGRSEVRGYLLSSALFWLEKYHIDGLRVDAVASMLYLDYSRKEGEWIPNRYGGRENLEAIDFIKKFNIVAHEQHPGILTFAEESTAWPQVSKPTYLGGLGFSMKWNMGWMNDTLEYFSKDPVHRKYHHGNLTFSLLYAFSENFVLPLSHDEVVHGKRSLLDKMPGDMWQKFANLRLLLGFMFGHPGKKLLFMGGDFGQWDEWNFDRSLDWHLLDTEPHQGLQRFVKDLNRLYLSEPSFHEVDFESTGFEWIDFHDVEGSAISFLRRAKNQSDHTVFTCNLTPVPRYKYRIGVPQEGFYQEILNSDSDFYWGSNMGNAGGILAEPIPFQLRPYSLNITLPPLAVTVFKPTST; this is translated from the coding sequence ATGAATCCCTCCAAGAAGAAGACGCTGCTCACCGATTTTGACCTCCATCTCATCGGGGAAGGGAGCCATTACCGTCAATACGAGAAACTCGGCGCCCGTCTGACGGAGATGGATGGTGCACGGGGGGTACATTTTGCGGTCTGGGCTCCGAATGCGAAGCGCGTGAGCGTCATCGGAGACTTCAATGGCTGGAATGCGGCGGCCCACCCGATGATGAACCTCGGCGACTCGGGAATATGGGCCCTCTTTGTCCCGGGACTCGGTGAAGGCGAGATCTATAAATACGAGATACGGTCGAAGATCAGGAAGTACACGACACAGAAGTCGGATCCCTTCGGGTTTTATTTTGAAAAGAGGCCGAAAAGCGCATCTATCGTCTACGACATAGACGGTTACCTCTGGGGTGATGATTCGTGGATCAGGAAAAGGGTGGAGACGGACTGGCTCTCGTCCCCGATCTCCATTTATGAGGTCCATCTCGGTTCGTGGATGAGAGTGCCTGAGGAAGACGAACGATGGCTTACGTACCGTGAGCTTGCGGAGAGACTGATCCCCTACGCTCAGGAGATGGGGTACACCCACATCGAACTCCTCCCGATAAACGAGCATCCCCTCGACGCGTCATGGGGATACCAGACGATAGGATACTTCGCGCCTACGAGCAGGTTCGGAGAACCGAAGGATTTCATGTATTTTGTCGACCGCTGCCATGCGGCGGGGATCGGGGTGATCCTCGACTGGGTTCCTGCGCATTTTCCGACAGACGGCCACGGCCTCGGATTTTTCGACGGCACCTGTCTCTATGAGCACGAGGACCCCCGGAAGGGATTCCATCCTGATTGGGGGACGAAGATCTTCAATTATGGGAGGAGCGAGGTGAGGGGCTACCTGCTCTCGAGCGCGCTCTTCTGGCTTGAGAAGTATCACATCGACGGTCTCCGTGTCGATGCCGTGGCGTCGATGCTCTACCTCGACTATTCGCGGAAAGAAGGGGAATGGATACCGAACAGATACGGCGGGAGGGAGAACCTCGAGGCGATAGACTTCATCAAGAAGTTCAACATAGTCGCGCACGAGCAGCACCCGGGCATACTCACCTTCGCCGAGGAGTCGACGGCGTGGCCGCAGGTATCGAAGCCGACCTACCTCGGCGGGCTCGGGTTCAGCATGAAATGGAACATGGGCTGGATGAACGACACCCTCGAATATTTCTCGAAAGACCCCGTTCACAGAAAGTACCACCATGGCAACCTCACCTTCAGCCTCCTCTATGCGTTCAGCGAAAACTTTGTCCTTCCGCTCTCCCATGACGAGGTGGTGCACGGGAAACGATCGTTGCTCGACAAGATGCCGGGCGACATGTGGCAGAAATTTGCGAACCTGCGCCTGCTCCTCGGCTTCATGTTCGGCCACCCGGGAAAGAAACTCCTCTTCATGGGCGGCGATTTCGGCCAGTGGGACGAATGGAACTTCGACAGGAGCCTCGACTGGCATCTCCTCGACACTGAACCCCACCAGGGGCTTCAGCGGTTCGTGAAGGACCTTAACCGGTTATACCTCTCGGAGCCTTCCTTCCACGAGGTAGATTTTGAGTCTACCGGCTTTGAATGGATAGACTTCCACGATGTCGAGGGGAGCGCGATCTCGTTCCTGAGACGGGCGAAGAACCAGAGCGACCATACGGTCTTCACCTGCAACCTCACCCCCGTTCCGAGATATAAATACCGGATAGGCGTGCCTCAGGAGGGATTTTATCAGGAGATACTCAACAGCGATTCCGACTTCTACTGGGGCAGTAATATGGGCAACGCCGGAGGCATACTCGCCGAACCCATCCCTTTCCAGCTGAGACCGTATTCACTCAACATCACCCTGCCCCCTCTTGCGGTCACGGTGTTTAAGCCCACATCTACCTGA
- a CDS encoding histone deacetylase, with protein sequence MKAGFVYDDIFLRHETPRSHPECRERLLSIVGSLKASPLWERLEHIAPKKAGYEDVELVHHHSYVEKIRHFGQGYADPDTYISKDSLEAALFAAGAVMAGVGRCKAGTVERVFCAVRPPGHHAEAERAMGFCIFNNVAVGARYAQGLGYKKVFIVDFDVHHGNGTQHMFEDDDTVFYFSTHQYPHYPGTGSESERGRGKGKGFTYNIPMAGGSGDKEYCAAYHEVMPGLVRGFGPDIILVSAGYDMHKDDPLAAIRVSDEGIRSIVRGILSFSLPAVFALEGGYDLDALGRAVVITIEEMLR encoded by the coding sequence ATGAAAGCCGGCTTCGTTTACGACGACATATTCCTCCGGCACGAGACTCCGCGGTCACATCCGGAATGCAGGGAGAGGCTTCTGTCGATAGTCGGCAGCCTGAAGGCGTCTCCCCTGTGGGAGAGATTGGAGCATATCGCCCCGAAGAAGGCCGGTTATGAAGATGTCGAGCTGGTGCATCACCACAGCTATGTCGAGAAGATTAGGCATTTCGGACAGGGATATGCCGACCCGGATACCTATATCTCGAAGGACAGTCTCGAAGCAGCCCTCTTTGCCGCAGGGGCGGTCATGGCGGGTGTTGGGAGGTGTAAGGCGGGGACCGTCGAAAGGGTTTTCTGTGCCGTGAGACCTCCGGGGCATCATGCCGAGGCTGAGAGGGCCATGGGGTTCTGTATCTTCAATAACGTCGCTGTCGGCGCGCGGTACGCCCAGGGACTCGGCTACAAGAAGGTCTTCATCGTCGATTTTGATGTCCATCACGGTAACGGCACGCAGCACATGTTTGAGGACGACGACACCGTCTTTTATTTCAGTACGCACCAGTACCCCCACTATCCCGGCACGGGAAGCGAGTCGGAGCGGGGGAGAGGAAAGGGAAAGGGTTTCACCTACAATATCCCGATGGCGGGCGGCTCGGGAGACAAGGAATACTGCGCCGCCTACCATGAGGTGATGCCCGGTCTGGTCAGGGGATTCGGCCCTGACATTATCCTCGTCTCAGCCGGATACGACATGCACAAGGATGACCCCCTGGCCGCGATCAGGGTCTCCGATGAAGGAATCAGGTCTATCGTGAGGGGGATACTCTCATTTTCCCTGCCGGCGGTCTTTGCCCTCGAAGGCGGTTACGACCTGGACGCCCTCGGAAGGGCAGTGGTTATTACGATTGAGGAGATGCTCAGGTAG
- a CDS encoding sigma-70 family RNA polymerase sigma factor, which yields MRADEDFEYVSLCKKGDLEAFEALVQKYQKRMLNIALRMTGSYEEACDIVQEVFVSVYRNIGGFEGRAKFSTWIHAIVMNLSRNRLKQMKARLSQEPFSLDDPLPAEDGPLRTEPVSGEVSALERLEKKELQGLVQRCVSALDGEFREVIILRDMQGFSYEEIHDMLKIPQGTVKSRLSRAREAVKDCLKRAMGEL from the coding sequence ATGAGGGCAGATGAGGATTTCGAGTATGTCTCCCTCTGCAAGAAGGGAGACCTCGAAGCCTTCGAGGCCCTGGTGCAAAAATACCAGAAGAGGATGCTCAACATCGCCCTCCGGATGACGGGCAGCTATGAGGAGGCTTGCGACATCGTGCAGGAGGTCTTTGTCTCGGTCTACAGGAATATCGGAGGGTTCGAAGGAAGGGCGAAGTTCTCGACCTGGATCCATGCGATAGTCATGAACCTCTCGCGAAACCGCCTTAAGCAGATGAAGGCGAGGCTCTCACAAGAGCCATTTTCGTTAGACGACCCTCTTCCTGCCGAAGACGGCCCCTTGAGAACCGAGCCCGTGTCCGGAGAGGTTTCGGCCCTCGAACGTCTCGAGAAAAAGGAACTGCAGGGTCTCGTGCAGCGATGCGTATCGGCCCTCGACGGAGAATTCAGGGAAGTGATCATTCTGAGGGACATGCAGGGTTTTTCCTATGAAGAGATACATGATATGCTTAAGATACCGCAGGGGACGGTAAAGTCCAGACTTTCCAGGGCGAGAGAGGCTGTCAAGGACTGTCTCAAAAGGGCGATGGGGGAATTATAG